Proteins encoded by one window of Perca fluviatilis chromosome 13, GENO_Pfluv_1.0, whole genome shotgun sequence:
- the LOC120572097 gene encoding plasma kallikrein-like produces the protein MGTHLILVGLLSLCSLSFGQDCNQQLLENVDFPGNDVTSLFSPDVEHCQQLCTQHPSCDFFTFFRADWNKDDRNFFCLIKAAPNGQPTVQAPLQGVTSGFSLQPCSQDLEPCLSKVYQNVDFFGADYRALFTADSEECQRACTQDPACQFFTFINEAFKTADIRNKCHLKFSWPVPRIPLIEKKTGVTSGFSEITEITQQSVCQGKLFPNTDIPGNDIENIPAASPEHCQALCSAHSVCTYFSFNSNDFSCNLKNNNNNIVTQGKDGVTSGIPARFCQLDNTWVQVVHENVDFPGSDIRFEPMDDADTCQRTCTQDPYCHFYSYTNDNFGDPNFRRLCFLKRTITMPAPTKVAKLANVVSGFQLRNCNSKTTV, from the exons ATGGGAACACATTTGATCTTGGTGGGtctgctgtctctctgcagtCTCTCTTTTGGTCAAG aTTGTAATCAACAGCTTCTGGAGAATGTGGATTTCCCAGGAAACGACGTAacatctctcttctctcctgatGTTGAGCACTGTCAGCAGCTTTGCACCCAGCACCCCTCCTGTGACTTCTTTACCTTTTTTCGGGCTGACTGGAACAAAGATGACAG GAACTTTTTCTGCCTCATCAAAGCCGCTCCCAATGGACAGCCCACTGTTCAGGCTCCACTACAGGGTGTCACCTCTGGATTTTCTCTCCAACCCTGCAGCCAAGACCTAG AGCCTTGCCTGTCCAAGGTGTACCAGAACGTGGATTTCTTCGGTGCCGACTACCGAGCCTTGTTCACAGCAGACTCTGAGGAGTGTCAGAGGGCCTGCACACAGGACCCTGCCTGTCAGTTCTTtacttttataaatgaggccttCAAAACAGCGGATATCAG GAACAAGTGCCACCTTAAATTCAGCTGGCCAGTACCAAGGATACCTCTTATAGAAAAAAAGACTGGTGTAACATCTGGATTCTCCGAAATAACAGAAATAACTCAACAGTCAG TGTGTCAGGGCAAGCTTTTTCCAAACACTGACATCCCAGGAAACGACATCGAGAATATTCCTGCTGCCTCTCCTGAACACTGTCAGGCACTGTGCTCTGCTCATTCAGTCTGCACCTACTTCTCTTTTAACAG tAATGACTTCAGTTGTAACCTGAagaataacaacaataacattGTGACCCAAGGTAAAGACGGAGTCACGTCTGGGATACCGGCACGCTTCTGTCAGCTGGATAACA CCTGGGTTCAGGTGGTTCATGAAAACGTAGATTTCCCAGGTTCTGACATTCGCTTTGAGCCGATGGATGATGCAGACACATGTCAGAGGACCTGTACTCAGGATCCTTACTGCCACTTCTACAGCTATACCAATGacaactttggtgatcccaaCTTCCG GCGCCTCTGCTTTCTCAAGCGTACTATCACCATGCCTGCTCCTACTAAAGTTGCCAAACTGGCCAATGTGGTATCAGGCTTCCAGCTGAGGAACTGTAACAGTAAAACTACTGTGtag